A genomic segment from Lates calcarifer isolate ASB-BC8 linkage group LG13, TLL_Latcal_v3, whole genome shotgun sequence encodes:
- the LOC127143189 gene encoding uncharacterized protein LOC127143189 isoform X1, whose product MASTTSQNGMVPRPPTSFEYWSMHNSLQGQICHLQKQLSMEYNWRVQVSQELEDTKQQLSNQKRLKELFINKEKEAKKELARLQNYSDAETLNASNIASQVRSNIKRRKKRDLQQDYEELKVAHIINEEKFNAELQAHKDKIKALEDELKLYQEKCNTSLHTEENNKVQDELKLSQEKLTAELKTEKENHEVVQNQLKLSLEKLTAELKTEKENHEVVQNQLKLSQEKLTAELKTEKDNHEVVQNQLKLGQEKLAAELKTEKDNHEVVQNQLKLSQEKLAAELKTEKENHEVLQNQFKLSQEKLAAELKTEIENHKVVQNQLKLSLEKLTAELKTEKENHEVLQNQLKLSLEKLAAELKTEKENHEVLQNQLKLSLEKLTAELKTEKENHEVVQNQLKLGQEKLTAELKTEKENHEVLQNQLKLSLEKLTAELKTEKENHEVVQNQLKLGQEKLTAELKTEKENHEVLQNQLKLSLEKLTAELKTEKENHEVVQNQLKLSLEKLTAELKTEKENHEVLQNQLKLSLEKLTAELKTEKENNEDTQKLGQDKLMLELHLEKQKNLALNYELRISQTRFTAELQQKQQTVMGLKEDLKTLVQKMKDEQDTLYTEIENLRAHITIQFSTELQVEEGQEQPEEHENDLPQAEETETTPRKSTFKRFRHFLGLRKPQRWKRPAVPASTSGE is encoded by the exons ATGGCGAGCACTACTTCTCAAAACGGCATGGTGCCTAGACCGCCGACGTCCTTCGAATACTGGAGCATGCACAACTCACTCCAAGGACAAATTTGTCATCTTCAAAAACAGTTGAGCATGGAATACAACTGGAGAGTACAGGTTAGCCAAGAGTTGGAGGACACGAAACAACAACTGTCCAACCAAAAACGTCTTAAGGAATTGtttattaataaagaaaaagaagccaAAAAAGAGCTTGCGAGACTGCAGAACTATAGTGACGCAGAAACTCTCAATGCCTCAAATATTGCTTCACAGGTCAGGAGTAACAttaagaggaggaaaaagagagaccTCCAACAGGATTATGAAGAGCTGAAGGTAGCGCACATAATCAACGAGGAAAAGTTCAATGCTGAGCTGCAGGCTCACAAAGATAAAATCAAGGCTCTCGAGGATGAGCTGAAGCTCTACCAAGAGAAGTGTAACACCAGCCTGCACACAGAGGAGAACAACAAGGTTCAGGATGAACTTAAGCTCAGCCAGGAAAAG ctcaccgctgagctgaaaacagagaaagagaaccacgaggttgtccagaaccaacttaagctcagcctggaaaagctcaccgctgagctgaaaacagagaaagagaaccacgaggttgtccagaaccaacttaagctcagcCAGGAAAAGCTCACCGCTgagctgaagacagagaaagacaaccATGAAGTtgtccagaaccaacttaagctcgGCCAGGAAAAGCTCGccgctgagctgaaaacagagaaagacaaccACGAAGTtgtccagaaccaacttaagctcagcCAGGAAAAGCTCGCCGCTGAGCTGAAAACGgagaaagagaaccacgagGTTCTCCAGAACCAGTTTAAGCTCAGCCAGGAAAAGCTCGCCGCTGAGCtgaagacagagatagagaacCACAAAGTtgtccagaaccaacttaagctcagcCTGGAAAAGCTCACCGCTgagctgaagacagagaaagagaaccacgaggttctccagaaccaacttaagctcagcctggaaaagctcgccgctgagctgaaaacagagaaagagaaccacgaggttctccagaaccaacttaagctcagcCTGGAAAAGCTCACCGCTgagctgaagacagagaaagagaaccacgaggttgtccagaaccaacttaagcttGGCCAGGAAAAGCTCACCGCTgagctgaagacagagaaagagaaccacgag GttctccagaaccaacttaagctcagcCTGGAAAAGCTCACCGCTgagctgaagacagagaaagagaaccacgaggttgtccagaaccaacttaagcttGGCCAGGAAAAGCTCACCGCTgagctgaagacagagaaagagaaccacgag GttctccagaaccaacttaagctcagcCTGGAAAAGCTCACCGCTgagctgaagacagagaaagagaaccacgaggttgtccagaaccaacttaagctcagcctggaaaagctcaccgctgagctgaaaacagagaaagagaaccacgaggttctccagaaccaacttaagctcagcctggaaaagctcaccgctgagctgaaaacagagaaagagaacaacgaagacacacagaaactcGGTCAAGACAAGCTGATGTTGGAGCTCCACTTGGAGAAGCAGAAAAACCTGGCTCTTAACTATGAACTGAGGATCAGCCAAACTAGGTTCACAGCTGAGCTTCAGCAAAAGCAACAGACAGTAATGGGTCTTAAAGAAGACCTGAAGACCCTGGTCCAAAAGATGAAGGATGAGCAGGACACTCTCTACACAGAGATCGAGAACCTGAGAGCCCACATAACTATTCAGTTCTCCACAGAGCTCCAGGTGGAGGAAGGCCAGGAGCAGCCTGAGGAACACGAGAATGACCTACCACAAGCAGAAGAGACTGAAACAACCCCCAGGAAATCAACCTTCAAGAGATTCCGCCACTTCCTGGGCTTGCGGAAACCACAAAGGTGGAAGAGGCCAGCGGTGCCTGCATCCACCAGCGGCGAATAA
- the LOC127143189 gene encoding uncharacterized protein LOC127143189 isoform X8, with product MASTTSQNGMVPRPPTSFEYWSMHNSLQGQICHLQKQLSMEYNWRVQVSQELEDTKQQLSNQKRLKELFINKEKEAKKELARLQNYSDAETLNASNIASQVRSNIKRRKKRDLQQDYEELKVAHIINEEKFNAELQAHKDKIKALEDELKLYQEKCNTSLHTEENNKVQDELKLSQEKLTAELKTEKENHEVVQNQLKLSLEKLTAELKTEKENHEVVQNQLKLSQEKLTAELKTEKDNHEVVQNQLKLGQEKLAAELKTEKDNHEVVQNQLKLSQEKLAAELKTEKENHEVLQNQFKLSQEKLAAELKTEIENHKVVQNQLKLSLEKLTAELKTEKENHEVLQNQLKLSLEKLAAELKTEKENHEVVQNQLKLGQEKLTAELKTEKENHEVLQNQLKLSLEKLTAELKTEKENHEVVQNQLKLSLEKLTAELKTEKENHEVLQNQLKLSLEKLTAELKTEKENNEDTQKLGQDKLMLELHLEKQKNLALNYELRISQTRFTAELQQKQQTVMGLKEDLKTLVQKMKDEQDTLYTEIENLRAHITIQFSTELQVEEGQEQPEEHENDLPQAEETETTPRKSTFKRFRHFLGLRKPQRWKRPAVPASTSGE from the exons ATGGCGAGCACTACTTCTCAAAACGGCATGGTGCCTAGACCGCCGACGTCCTTCGAATACTGGAGCATGCACAACTCACTCCAAGGACAAATTTGTCATCTTCAAAAACAGTTGAGCATGGAATACAACTGGAGAGTACAGGTTAGCCAAGAGTTGGAGGACACGAAACAACAACTGTCCAACCAAAAACGTCTTAAGGAATTGtttattaataaagaaaaagaagccaAAAAAGAGCTTGCGAGACTGCAGAACTATAGTGACGCAGAAACTCTCAATGCCTCAAATATTGCTTCACAGGTCAGGAGTAACAttaagaggaggaaaaagagagaccTCCAACAGGATTATGAAGAGCTGAAGGTAGCGCACATAATCAACGAGGAAAAGTTCAATGCTGAGCTGCAGGCTCACAAAGATAAAATCAAGGCTCTCGAGGATGAGCTGAAGCTCTACCAAGAGAAGTGTAACACCAGCCTGCACACAGAGGAGAACAACAAGGTTCAGGATGAACTTAAGCTCAGCCAGGAAAAG ctcaccgctgagctgaaaacagagaaagagaaccacgaggttgtccagaaccaacttaagctcagcctggaaaagctcaccgctgagctgaaaacagagaaagagaaccacgaggttgtccagaaccaacttaagctcagcCAGGAAAAGCTCACCGCTgagctgaagacagagaaagacaaccATGAAGTtgtccagaaccaacttaagctcgGCCAGGAAAAGCTCGccgctgagctgaaaacagagaaagacaaccACGAAGTtgtccagaaccaacttaagctcagcCAGGAAAAGCTCGCCGCTGAGCTGAAAACGgagaaagagaaccacgagGTTCTCCAGAACCAGTTTAAGCTCAGCCAGGAAAAGCTCGCCGCTGAGCtgaagacagagatagagaacCACAAAGTtgtccagaaccaacttaagctcagcCTGGAAAAGCTCACCGCTgagctgaagacagagaaagagaaccacgaggttctccagaaccaacttaagctcagcctggaaaagctcgccgctgagctgaaaacagagaaagagaaccacgag gttgtccagaaccaacttaagcttGGCCAGGAAAAGCTCACCGCTgagctgaagacagagaaagagaaccacgag GttctccagaaccaacttaagctcagcCTGGAAAAGCTCACCGCTgagctgaagacagagaaagagaaccacgaggttgtccagaaccaacttaagctcagcctggaaaagctcaccgctgagctgaaaacagagaaagagaaccacgaggttctccagaaccaacttaagctcagcctggaaaagctcaccgctgagctgaaaacagagaaagagaacaacgaagacacacagaaactcGGTCAAGACAAGCTGATGTTGGAGCTCCACTTGGAGAAGCAGAAAAACCTGGCTCTTAACTATGAACTGAGGATCAGCCAAACTAGGTTCACAGCTGAGCTTCAGCAAAAGCAACAGACAGTAATGGGTCTTAAAGAAGACCTGAAGACCCTGGTCCAAAAGATGAAGGATGAGCAGGACACTCTCTACACAGAGATCGAGAACCTGAGAGCCCACATAACTATTCAGTTCTCCACAGAGCTCCAGGTGGAGGAAGGCCAGGAGCAGCCTGAGGAACACGAGAATGACCTACCACAAGCAGAAGAGACTGAAACAACCCCCAGGAAATCAACCTTCAAGAGATTCCGCCACTTCCTGGGCTTGCGGAAACCACAAAGGTGGAAGAGGCCAGCGGTGCCTGCATCCACCAGCGGCGAATAA
- the LOC127143189 gene encoding synaptonemal complex protein 1-like isoform X2, with product MASTTSQNGMVPRPPTSFEYWSMHNSLQGQICHLQKQLSMEYNWRVQVSQELEDTKQQLSNQKRLKELFINKEKEAKKELARLQNYSDAETLNASNIASQVRSNIKRRKKRDLQQDYEELKVAHIINEEKFNAELQAHKDKIKALEDELKLYQEKCNTSLHTEENNKVQDELKLSQEKLTAELKTEKENHEVVQNQLKLSLEKLTAELKTEKENHEVVQNQLKLSQEKLTAELKTEKDNHEVVQNQLKLGQEKLAAELKTEKDNHEVVQNQLKLSQEKLAAELKTEKENHEVLQNQFKLSQEKLAAELKTEIENHKVVQNQLKLSLEKLTAELKTEKENHEVLQNQLKLSLEKLAAELKTEKENHEVVQNQLKLGQEKLTAELKTEKENHEVLQNQLKLSLEKLTAELKTEKENHEVVQNQLKLGQEKLTAELKTEKENHEVLQNQLKLSLEKLTAELKTEKENHEVVQNQLKLSLEKLTAELKTEKENHEVLQNQLKLSLEKLTAELKTEKENNEDTQKLGQDKLMLELHLEKQKNLALNYELRISQTRFTAELQQKQQTVMGLKEDLKTLVQKMKDEQDTLYTEIENLRAHITIQFSTELQVEEGQEQPEEHENDLPQAEETETTPRKSTFKRFRHFLGLRKPQRWKRPAVPASTSGE from the exons ATGGCGAGCACTACTTCTCAAAACGGCATGGTGCCTAGACCGCCGACGTCCTTCGAATACTGGAGCATGCACAACTCACTCCAAGGACAAATTTGTCATCTTCAAAAACAGTTGAGCATGGAATACAACTGGAGAGTACAGGTTAGCCAAGAGTTGGAGGACACGAAACAACAACTGTCCAACCAAAAACGTCTTAAGGAATTGtttattaataaagaaaaagaagccaAAAAAGAGCTTGCGAGACTGCAGAACTATAGTGACGCAGAAACTCTCAATGCCTCAAATATTGCTTCACAGGTCAGGAGTAACAttaagaggaggaaaaagagagaccTCCAACAGGATTATGAAGAGCTGAAGGTAGCGCACATAATCAACGAGGAAAAGTTCAATGCTGAGCTGCAGGCTCACAAAGATAAAATCAAGGCTCTCGAGGATGAGCTGAAGCTCTACCAAGAGAAGTGTAACACCAGCCTGCACACAGAGGAGAACAACAAGGTTCAGGATGAACTTAAGCTCAGCCAGGAAAAG ctcaccgctgagctgaaaacagagaaagagaaccacgaggttgtccagaaccaacttaagctcagcctggaaaagctcaccgctgagctgaaaacagagaaagagaaccacgaggttgtccagaaccaacttaagctcagcCAGGAAAAGCTCACCGCTgagctgaagacagagaaagacaaccATGAAGTtgtccagaaccaacttaagctcgGCCAGGAAAAGCTCGccgctgagctgaaaacagagaaagacaaccACGAAGTtgtccagaaccaacttaagctcagcCAGGAAAAGCTCGCCGCTGAGCTGAAAACGgagaaagagaaccacgagGTTCTCCAGAACCAGTTTAAGCTCAGCCAGGAAAAGCTCGCCGCTGAGCtgaagacagagatagagaacCACAAAGTtgtccagaaccaacttaagctcagcCTGGAAAAGCTCACCGCTgagctgaagacagagaaagagaaccacgaggttctccagaaccaacttaagctcagcctggaaaagctcgccgctgagctgaaaacagagaaagagaaccacgag gttgtccagaaccaacttaagcttGGCCAGGAAAAGCTCACCGCTgagctgaagacagagaaagagaaccacgag GttctccagaaccaacttaagctcagcCTGGAAAAGCTCACCGCTgagctgaagacagagaaagagaaccacgaggttgtccagaaccaacttaagcttGGCCAGGAAAAGCTCACCGCTgagctgaagacagagaaagagaaccacgag GttctccagaaccaacttaagctcagcCTGGAAAAGCTCACCGCTgagctgaagacagagaaagagaaccacgaggttgtccagaaccaacttaagctcagcctggaaaagctcaccgctgagctgaaaacagagaaagagaaccacgaggttctccagaaccaacttaagctcagcctggaaaagctcaccgctgagctgaaaacagagaaagagaacaacgaagacacacagaaactcGGTCAAGACAAGCTGATGTTGGAGCTCCACTTGGAGAAGCAGAAAAACCTGGCTCTTAACTATGAACTGAGGATCAGCCAAACTAGGTTCACAGCTGAGCTTCAGCAAAAGCAACAGACAGTAATGGGTCTTAAAGAAGACCTGAAGACCCTGGTCCAAAAGATGAAGGATGAGCAGGACACTCTCTACACAGAGATCGAGAACCTGAGAGCCCACATAACTATTCAGTTCTCCACAGAGCTCCAGGTGGAGGAAGGCCAGGAGCAGCCTGAGGAACACGAGAATGACCTACCACAAGCAGAAGAGACTGAAACAACCCCCAGGAAATCAACCTTCAAGAGATTCCGCCACTTCCTGGGCTTGCGGAAACCACAAAGGTGGAAGAGGCCAGCGGTGCCTGCATCCACCAGCGGCGAATAA
- the LOC127143189 gene encoding synaptonemal complex protein 1-like isoform X13 — MASTTSQNGMVPRPPTSFEYWSMHNSLQGQICHLQKQLSMEYNWRVQVSQELEDTKQQLSNQKRLKELFINKEKEAKKELARLQNYSDAETLNASNIASQVRSNIKRRKKRDLQQDYEELKVAHIINEEKFNAELQAHKDKIKALEDELKLYQEKCNTSLHTEENNKVQDELKLSQEKLTAELKTEKENHEVVQNQLKLSLEKLTAELKTEKENHEVLQNQLKLSLEKLAAELKTEKENHEVLQNQLKLSLEKLTAELKTEKENHEVVQNQLKLGQEKLTAELKTEKENHEVLQNQLKLSLEKLTAELKTEKENHEVVQNQLKLGQEKLTAELKTEKENHEVLQNQLKLSLEKLTAELKTEKENHEVVQNQLKLSLEKLTAELKTEKENHEVLQNQLKLSLEKLTAELKTEKENNEDTQKLGQDKLMLELHLEKQKNLALNYELRISQTRFTAELQQKQQTVMGLKEDLKTLVQKMKDEQDTLYTEIENLRAHITIQFSTELQVEEGQEQPEEHENDLPQAEETETTPRKSTFKRFRHFLGLRKPQRWKRPAVPASTSGE; from the exons ATGGCGAGCACTACTTCTCAAAACGGCATGGTGCCTAGACCGCCGACGTCCTTCGAATACTGGAGCATGCACAACTCACTCCAAGGACAAATTTGTCATCTTCAAAAACAGTTGAGCATGGAATACAACTGGAGAGTACAGGTTAGCCAAGAGTTGGAGGACACGAAACAACAACTGTCCAACCAAAAACGTCTTAAGGAATTGtttattaataaagaaaaagaagccaAAAAAGAGCTTGCGAGACTGCAGAACTATAGTGACGCAGAAACTCTCAATGCCTCAAATATTGCTTCACAGGTCAGGAGTAACAttaagaggaggaaaaagagagaccTCCAACAGGATTATGAAGAGCTGAAGGTAGCGCACATAATCAACGAGGAAAAGTTCAATGCTGAGCTGCAGGCTCACAAAGATAAAATCAAGGCTCTCGAGGATGAGCTGAAGCTCTACCAAGAGAAGTGTAACACCAGCCTGCACACAGAGGAGAACAACAAGGTTCAGGATGAACTTAAGCTCAGCCAGGAAAAG ctcaccgctgagctgaaaacagagaaagagaaccacgaggttgtccagaaccaacttaagctcagcctggaaaagctcaccgctgagctgaaaacagagaaagagaaccacgag gttctccagaaccaacttaagctcagcctggaaaagctcgccgctgagctgaaaacagagaaagagaaccacgaggttctccagaaccaacttaagctcagcCTGGAAAAGCTCACCGCTgagctgaagacagagaaagagaaccacgaggttgtccagaaccaacttaagcttGGCCAGGAAAAGCTCACCGCTgagctgaagacagagaaagagaaccacgag GttctccagaaccaacttaagctcagcCTGGAAAAGCTCACCGCTgagctgaagacagagaaagagaaccacgaggttgtccagaaccaacttaagcttGGCCAGGAAAAGCTCACCGCTgagctgaagacagagaaagagaaccacgag GttctccagaaccaacttaagctcagcCTGGAAAAGCTCACCGCTgagctgaagacagagaaagagaaccacgaggttgtccagaaccaacttaagctcagcctggaaaagctcaccgctgagctgaaaacagagaaagagaaccacgaggttctccagaaccaacttaagctcagcctggaaaagctcaccgctgagctgaaaacagagaaagagaacaacgaagacacacagaaactcGGTCAAGACAAGCTGATGTTGGAGCTCCACTTGGAGAAGCAGAAAAACCTGGCTCTTAACTATGAACTGAGGATCAGCCAAACTAGGTTCACAGCTGAGCTTCAGCAAAAGCAACAGACAGTAATGGGTCTTAAAGAAGACCTGAAGACCCTGGTCCAAAAGATGAAGGATGAGCAGGACACTCTCTACACAGAGATCGAGAACCTGAGAGCCCACATAACTATTCAGTTCTCCACAGAGCTCCAGGTGGAGGAAGGCCAGGAGCAGCCTGAGGAACACGAGAATGACCTACCACAAGCAGAAGAGACTGAAACAACCCCCAGGAAATCAACCTTCAAGAGATTCCGCCACTTCCTGGGCTTGCGGAAACCACAAAGGTGGAAGAGGCCAGCGGTGCCTGCATCCACCAGCGGCGAATAA
- the LOC127143189 gene encoding synaptonemal complex protein 1-like isoform X6, which translates to MASTTSQNGMVPRPPTSFEYWSMHNSLQGQICHLQKQLSMEYNWRVQVSQELEDTKQQLSNQKRLKELFINKEKEAKKELARLQNYSDAETLNASNIASQVRSNIKRRKKRDLQQDYEELKVAHIINEEKFNAELQAHKDKIKALEDELKLYQEKCNTSLHTEENNKVQDELKLSQEKLTAELKTEKENHEVVQNQLKLSLEKLTAELKTEKENHEVVQNQLKLSQEKLTAELKTEKDNHEVVQNQLKLGQEKLAAELKTEKDNHEVVQNQLKLSQEKLAAELKTEKENHEVLQNQFKLSQEKLAAELKTEIENHKVVQNQLKLSLEKLTAELKTEKENHEVLQNQLKLSLEKLAAELKTEKENHEVLQNQLKLSLEKLTAELKTEKENHEVVQNQLKLGQEKLTAELKTEKENHEVLQNQLKLSLEKLTAELKTEKENHEVVQNQLKLSLEKLTAELKTEKENHEVLQNQLKLSLEKLTAELKTEKENNEDTQKLGQDKLMLELHLEKQKNLALNYELRISQTRFTAELQQKQQTVMGLKEDLKTLVQKMKDEQDTLYTEIENLRAHITIQFSTELQVEEGQEQPEEHENDLPQAEETETTPRKSTFKRFRHFLGLRKPQRWKRPAVPASTSGE; encoded by the exons ATGGCGAGCACTACTTCTCAAAACGGCATGGTGCCTAGACCGCCGACGTCCTTCGAATACTGGAGCATGCACAACTCACTCCAAGGACAAATTTGTCATCTTCAAAAACAGTTGAGCATGGAATACAACTGGAGAGTACAGGTTAGCCAAGAGTTGGAGGACACGAAACAACAACTGTCCAACCAAAAACGTCTTAAGGAATTGtttattaataaagaaaaagaagccaAAAAAGAGCTTGCGAGACTGCAGAACTATAGTGACGCAGAAACTCTCAATGCCTCAAATATTGCTTCACAGGTCAGGAGTAACAttaagaggaggaaaaagagagaccTCCAACAGGATTATGAAGAGCTGAAGGTAGCGCACATAATCAACGAGGAAAAGTTCAATGCTGAGCTGCAGGCTCACAAAGATAAAATCAAGGCTCTCGAGGATGAGCTGAAGCTCTACCAAGAGAAGTGTAACACCAGCCTGCACACAGAGGAGAACAACAAGGTTCAGGATGAACTTAAGCTCAGCCAGGAAAAG ctcaccgctgagctgaaaacagagaaagagaaccacgaggttgtccagaaccaacttaagctcagcctggaaaagctcaccgctgagctgaaaacagagaaagagaaccacgaggttgtccagaaccaacttaagctcagcCAGGAAAAGCTCACCGCTgagctgaagacagagaaagacaaccATGAAGTtgtccagaaccaacttaagctcgGCCAGGAAAAGCTCGccgctgagctgaaaacagagaaagacaaccACGAAGTtgtccagaaccaacttaagctcagcCAGGAAAAGCTCGCCGCTGAGCTGAAAACGgagaaagagaaccacgagGTTCTCCAGAACCAGTTTAAGCTCAGCCAGGAAAAGCTCGCCGCTGAGCtgaagacagagatagagaacCACAAAGTtgtccagaaccaacttaagctcagcCTGGAAAAGCTCACCGCTgagctgaagacagagaaagagaaccacgaggttctccagaaccaacttaagctcagcctggaaaagctcgccgctgagctgaaaacagagaaagagaaccacgaggttctccagaaccaacttaagctcagcCTGGAAAAGCTCACCGCTgagctgaagacagagaaagagaaccacgaggttgtccagaaccaacttaagcttGGCCAGGAAAAGCTCACCGCTgagctgaagacagagaaagagaaccacgag GttctccagaaccaacttaagctcagcCTGGAAAAGCTCACCGCTgagctgaagacagagaaagagaaccacgaggttgtccagaaccaacttaagctcagcctggaaaagctcaccgctgagctgaaaacagagaaagagaaccacgaggttctccagaaccaacttaagctcagcctggaaaagctcaccgctgagctgaaaacagagaaagagaacaacgaagacacacagaaactcGGTCAAGACAAGCTGATGTTGGAGCTCCACTTGGAGAAGCAGAAAAACCTGGCTCTTAACTATGAACTGAGGATCAGCCAAACTAGGTTCACAGCTGAGCTTCAGCAAAAGCAACAGACAGTAATGGGTCTTAAAGAAGACCTGAAGACCCTGGTCCAAAAGATGAAGGATGAGCAGGACACTCTCTACACAGAGATCGAGAACCTGAGAGCCCACATAACTATTCAGTTCTCCACAGAGCTCCAGGTGGAGGAAGGCCAGGAGCAGCCTGAGGAACACGAGAATGACCTACCACAAGCAGAAGAGACTGAAACAACCCCCAGGAAATCAACCTTCAAGAGATTCCGCCACTTCCTGGGCTTGCGGAAACCACAAAGGTGGAAGAGGCCAGCGGTGCCTGCATCCACCAGCGGCGAATAA